The following coding sequences lie in one Aspergillus puulaauensis MK2 DNA, chromosome 3, nearly complete sequence genomic window:
- a CDS encoding uncharacterized protein (TransMembrane:1 (o80-102i)): protein MPPNYRSGTDTDYQRWLASQGRRPSDDSIPRYGPYEPDPYEAYDGEDVRPDNVASYEAMHKPTNPNNNPSLNLDISQPTAISGMAVYYILAVVVLLVIRYAWRSRRQREPKELEPASKE, encoded by the exons ATGCCGCCCAACTATAGATCAGGCACTGACACCGATTACCAACGCTGGCTTGCGAGTCAAGGTCGCCGCCCATCGGACGACTCAATACCTCGCTACGGACCCTACGAACCTGATCCTTATGAAGCGTACGATGGTGAAGACGTCCGCCCTGATAATGTCGCCTCATACGAAGCCATGCACAAGCCTACGAATCC aaacaacaacccctcATTAAATCTCGACATTTCTCAACCAACAGCCATCTCAGGCATGGCCGTGTATTATATCCTCGCCGTGGTGGTTCTCCTGGTAATACGATACGCCTGGCGGTCGCGGCGGCAAAGAGAGCCCAAAGAACTTGAACCGGCGTCGAAAGAATAA